The following are from one region of the Melitaea cinxia chromosome 7, ilMelCinx1.1, whole genome shotgun sequence genome:
- the LOC123655001 gene encoding venom allergen 5-like encodes MITLVFVLGGLLATTEGCGAGKKMLRSGGLTAYEKQTIVDAHNRLRQQVALGQISSQPPAANMMEMVWDDELAATAQRWADQCTPAHDRAAQREVGRFPVGQNLAATWTTRPPSEQSDSEPDFMKQINAWFDEVHIFGFKPINGGHGTGHYSQLVWGETSHVGCGYTFYYDPSRGYTKLYVCNYGPGGNVIGSNPYEKGRPSCSAYGLADSRKYSGLCSTSYTATSSYQTVDNLNTNGFISNVIPDSTVEAPGYNFQFYKQFNNQYQYQYQQPQTFYHAETSTFRPLISIFKTASNLFAKPKSSGFRIGTVYV; translated from the exons atgaTTACCCTAGTGTTTGTTTTGGGGGGTCTCCTCGCAACGACAGAGGGCTGTGGAGCTGGCAAGAAGATGTTAC GGTCGGGAGGATTGACGGCATATGAGAAGCAGACTATTGTTGACGCACATAACCGTCTTCGACAACAAGTGGCTCTAGGACAAATTTCAAGTCAACCTCCAGCTGCAAATATGATGGAAATG GTATGGGACGATGAACTAGCAGCGACCGCCCAGCGTTGGGCTGACCAATGTACACCTGCACACGATCGTGCGGCCCAACGCGAGGTTGGCCGTTTCCCTGTGGGACAAAACTTGGCAGCTACGTGGACTACTCGCCCACCATCTGAACAATCGGACTCCGAACCAGACTTCATGAAACAGATTAACGCCTGGTTCGATGAAGTTCATATCTTCGGATTTAAACCAATCAATGGTGGACATGGAACAGGACACTATTCACAG ttggTATGGGGTGAAACATCCCACGTTGGTTGCGGTTACACATTCTACTACGACCCCTCCCGAGGTTACACCAAGCTGTACGTTTGCAATTATGGCCCTGGTGGAAACGTCATCGGATCAAATCCTTATGAAAAGGGTCGTCCTTCTTGCAGCGCTTACGGCCTTGCTGACTCCAGGAAATACTCTGGTCTTTGTT CCACTAGTTACACCGCAACATCAAGTTATCAAACAGTGGACAACCTTAACACCAACGGTTTTATTTCGAATGTCATTCCTGACAGCACCGTGGAAGCACCCGGCTACAACTTCCAATTCTATAAGCAATTCAACAATCAGTACCAATATCAGTATCAACAACCACAGACCTTCTACCACGCAGAAACCTCGACCTTCAGACCTCTAATCAGTATATTCAAAACGGCTTCGAATTTGTTCGCAAAACCGAAATCTTCAGGTTTCAGAATCGGAACCGTTTATGTATAA